agatcCAAACCAAAGCCACATATCATGACACATCCAGACCGATCGAGCTGCCAGCTCCATGATTGTTCTAACAAGTTCTTCTTTCTCCCATTTGGACTTTAGAGTCgggttttattttactggttAAGGGTTTGAAACCAACTGAAGCTGATCCATCATTAAGTCTACATCTATTGTTTGAACTAGACGGAAACAAGTcagcaatttaaaataaataccaaaatgCCCTGAACAAAGCTGTACCAAGgacaaaactttttctgtttactaaacatatttgctaaatggGCCTCATCAGAATCCGGGTCAGTTGGGCCAAACTTGGTTCTgatcagtatttattttatggtaGAGTTTTGATGTCCAGAACAATGGGAACGACGAGAAATGAGTCATCGATGTCCGATCCTCGTTTCCTTTTCTCCTGGTTGTGTTTCACATATAAATTCCTCCTTTTTTGAGTCGGAGAACAGGCACAAGGGGAAGGCACTGCAGAGGACGCAGTGCTGCTTCGACTATCTTATAAAATCATCCATATTGACTTCATAAGTCAGTAAGCAGTGCTGGACATGTTTCCTTTAAAGTGACACGCAGCTTTTCAAAAAGACAACATGGTGAGCCGGAGACAATCAAACCtaacttttcaaaatcaatcatttttctTATCAAAGTCAGATTTGATTGGTCGGGTTTGATTGGTCGGGTTCGGAGGACTGTCGGTTCTTCTACAGGAAGActtattgatttgattttttattaaaaactaaagattTGAATGTTTATCTGGATGACGTAAATGTTACAGCTGAGATGAATTTCAACCTGTCAGTGGAAGATTTGAGTCAATTTTCTAAgtaaatctattttaaataagatCATAAAACTGCAtgcttttatttggattttggtagataattaataattaatatgatGACGTGTGTCTAGTGTTTGTTTTACCACCAGAACGTTAAAGCTTCttaaagcaacaataaatgGTGATTATTTCTGGCATCAGTCCTCTGGCTTTATGCACATTATGTCTCAGATTTTAAGGCGGTATTTTTAAAGGCTCTGCACCTTTTCTAGAAAATCAAAGATTTTACAGAATCTAAAAGCTAAAGATTTGAATGCTTTTAGATTCTGCATATTACATTTATGACTAATGTACTAAAAGCTGCTGTTGGTAATAAATTAGATTCATAAGAACTAATAAAGCTGATAAAACGtcctttattttgtctttgatagAGGCAAATGTGTCTAgatgaatataaataataatcatgCGGCGGGGAGCAGGCATGCGGCACATGACGGGTCTGAGGAGGTCAGTTTTAGCTGCTGGGGGTGATGCTGTTGCTAATTCTGGGGACATGTTTGGCCCAGAGACCTGCTTATATCCAGGATCTGTTAAACAGCTGCTCTAATTATAAACTGGCAACACTTTGTGCTTTAAAGAGCTTTTAATATAAACAGAGCAGCACTGCTACTGTCTGACACTGCAGTACagaacataaacacaaactgatgGGTTTTATTCCAAGAACTAATTCTACTGGCTGTCAACATGGTTGAATTTAACGCTTTActgttagctcctgctaatcATGACTTGCCGTAGCATCCTAATTAATGAAACCATAAACTTGACTCTCCCCATATTTCCCTTTCAGTCCACTTCATGACAAAAACCCAGAGTGGATCCTCTTCATACGTTTCAACTGTTtacttcaaaagtaaaaatgttacagATGTAATTTACCCACAAAAACCATAAAGAGTAAAAGAATAATGAGGTCATAAAACTGTCTCCATTCCAACTGACTCCTGCGTAGctacacacaaacactgctTAATAATTAATCAGTACATATGTACATTCACAAGAGAGCCTTAGTGACTAATGTAATACATTCTTACATGAGAGTTTTAACTGGTAAATAGTCATTTTTATCCTAATAAACCTGAATTATCATAAGGAATATAAACTTAATTTATCCCCAAATTgaataaactaaaactgaattgaGGCTCCTACAGTTGATGCAGTTCTTTAGCGTTAGCTACGGCTAAATGCCATGTTAATGCATCGCTTCAGTGCTAGAGCAACAAACATTTGCGATCAGCGCTTTAGGTTTAGCACAGCTAGCCTGTTAGCCTCCACTGCTAATTGGATTAAATTGACTTGTTTTGTAAAGTTCCTGGAGACGAGATGTTCTAATGTGGCTTCATAAGCACTTTGGACTGCCTTGTTGTTCAAaatgtgctgtataaataaaattaccttagcatataaataaaaatgaactaaattaataaaaatgttgcatgtattttattaggatttgaTAAATAACAGAGAACAATAATCCTAGCTGTCTCTGCTAACATGTCGGATCATTTTATTCTGTTCTAAACCAGGAAAAGGATTTCTTCCCAAAGAGGCCATGATTtataatgtttgctttttaatttaaaacaccATAAAACCTCTAAATGTTCTTGTATTCCCTGGATGTTCATTTCCAGTTAAAAAGGAAGCTACTTGTTTACTTTGaccattttctatttaaattatgACCACATGGTTGAGAATGTGAAAACCAGCCagtattttccactttttaaactttaagtcTGTGGTTGCAGAAATTTCCCTTTCGCAGTTGAGAAGCCACTTTAACACAGAAAGTACAGCTAATTGCTAATTGTTCACTTTAATACAATTAACTTgttagtgaaaaaaaacatcatttttatatttagacaGGATTTAGAAATAGGAACGCCTTCATGAGCATGAGAAGTGGCAGAAAAATCCGTCCGTGTTAAGCAGATGTATAAATACAAGCAGAGAAATGTGGCAGTAATTCACTGAAACCAAGGGCTCCTCAGGGGCCCCTTCCTCCATCAGATCACACCCGGGGGCCCCCGACGCAGAAGGGTTGGGCTGAGGTCAGAACAGCAAACCAAAGGGAAGAAAAGCCGCCGTGATTCAAGTCGAGCTGACTTTTAGTTGCTGACTGGTGGTAAAGTTCACTGCTTTGAAGCCCTGAGGAGTCGAACTGTTGGCTCTTCTGAACCCAAACGCCTCGGCAACCAAGCACAGAGCTTTTTGGAGATttgaaatatggaaaataacTTTACACACCCATCCTGATGTCAGATTCAAGCACGTTTCAAGAGAATTTTACAACAGATGATTTTTTAACTATTCGAGTTCCTAAATCTCAAACATTTTGTGAGATGAAGATCAAAAACAGGAGATAAAACGATCAGAAATATCAAAACctttagaaaacaaagtttgaagTTGTATTTTGACGCATCGTTGAGGTAAGGTCTCCAACTTTCCCAACAGGGGCCGGGTAAAGCCGGGACACACCGCGCTCTGGACTGTGGCTCCGGGATCGGACGCGTCTCCAAGGGCGTCCTTCTTCCCGTGTTTGAGAAAGTAGAGATGGCCGACATGATGGAGCACTTCCTCCTCCACGCGCACGAGGAGTATCTGGGCGACGCCGCCGACCGCATCGAGACCTACTACTGCTTCAACCTGCAGGAGTTCACGCCTCCCAGAAACAAGTACGATGTCATCTGGATGCAGTGGGTGGCGTGTAAGTGCTTCCTGGTTTTCACTAAGATTACCCTGATTCCAACTTAGAACTGATCCACAGAGAAATCTGAAAGAGCAGTTCACACCAACACAACTCCGGTCCGCTGtgacccgactccggtccgctttgACCCGACTCCGGTCCAGTGTTATTATGGCAACTGATTTTAGCCTTATAGAAGaaacaaactataaaaaatatttggattttgaaagGCAGAGTGGTATTTAAGTGTGCcatattattttaactatttgaaagtaacatcagctgataaacattatatttacagTAAGTAGTATAACAAGTCTGATATCTTATAGTTTCCTAAAAGTGGCAGAAGCTGTTAGTTTGTGAAACAATAACAATGGGAATCATTTTTCCATGTGCGACAGCATTTAGTGGATAttatgaaatgttatttaaagtgcatatatacatttttataatgttcTTGGGGGGTCCCTGGTGGTGTTGGGGGCCCTAAACAGTTGCTTAGCTTGCATgtgccttgggccggctctgaTCAAGACCACTTCAGAGATTTTGGGTCAGAAATAACCCGTCTAACAGCTCGGCCTCTCTTCCTCCAGGCCACCTGACAGACAAAGACCTGCTGAACTTCCTGATTCGCTGCAAGAAGAGCCTCCGCCCCAACGGCGTCCTCATCATCAAGGACAACATGGCGCGGCAGGGCTGCAAGCTGGACCCCATTGACAGCAGCATCAGCCGCCACCTGGACATTATGAAGGTCATCGTGTCCAAGGCCGGCCTGGAGATCCTGGCGGTGGAGCGGCAGGAAGGATTCCCAGAGGTCATCATGCCCGTCTGGATGATGGCCATGAAGTGAACAGCCTCCTCTCAGAAACGTTTCAGTCGACACCAGATGGGTTTTAAGGTGCTGGGAAGAACACGGAtcgtggttctggttctgtgtccATGCTGGTCCGGTTTGTCTGAGAGGTGAAGGTGAATGTGGACCGTTCATGTTATCGTCAGGGCCGCCTGTAGCTGCAGTGAAGAGCTGCATCAGATGTAAATATTCTGTTTGAATGGAAGaacttgttttatatttttatggatGATGTTGCTCATTAACGACATTTAAAGTTCTgctgaaaattaaactttattctcatcCTCCATCCTGTAACTgagaaaattataataatttattagatACTGTCATATAAAGGgattttaattttgcttcaATCAGCTAGCTTCTTAACACTGagcaaataa
The Xiphophorus couchianus unplaced genomic scaffold, X_couchianus-1.0 Scaffold1000102, whole genome shotgun sequence DNA segment above includes these coding regions:
- the ntmt2 gene encoding N-terminal Xaa-Pro-Lys N-methyltransferase 2 — its product is MEITVENENNNSSGNFEFKAAHQAFRDRWKATDDTMCRHSMSFHLHHKLQSDFFASYLYLLEKIPLVKLFPVTCEFIKGEKQFYYRAQKFYEDVPASEEGMMGDFVEISNVDLESSRQFLKRFVGPGKAGTHRALDCGSGIGRVSKGVLLPVFEKVEMADMMEHFLLHAHEEYLGDAADRIETYYCFNLQEFTPPRNKYDVIWMQWVACHLTDKDLLNFLIRCKKSLRPNGVLIIKDNMARQGCKLDPIDSSISRHLDIMKVIVSKAGLEILAVERQEGFPEVIMPVWMMAMK